Below is a genomic region from Paraburkholderia phenazinium.
CCTGTAGTGCGGCCGGGTAGGCGCTCAGGTATTTCAGATGCTGCATGACGAGGCGAGCAGGTCGGATGGAGGCATGGGCCGTATTGTACCGATGGCCCGCTCGCGCGCGGTTTGGCCTCCGTTTCCGCCAGCCGGTCGTCGTTCATTGTTCATGGCCGCAAGCACACACCTTAGGCGGCCCCCTGAGCGTGTTCCTGACGACCCGTCGCCAGCGCCGCCGCCCGGCATTCCTCGATCAGATCGCGGAACGTGTTCGCATTGCGCGCGTTGGCGGCTGCAGTGGTATCCGGATCGTTCTCCGATAACCCGCCGAGACCGACAATCACCGTAGCCGGCACGGGTTGATTGCGTATACGGCGCAGCAGGTTGCGCAAATACGGCGGCGACTCGGCCGCGTCGAGCGAAACGATGCAGATGATGGTCGCAGCGTCACCTTCCTGCGGGCTTCGCACTTCGCCGCGCGCCCCGCGGAATTGCTCATAGGTCGTGGCGATCGTGGTGATGTTTTGCCGTCCCAGCAGTTGCACGGCAATTGCCGCGGCCACTTCGTCGAACGCGCCGCGTCCCGAGATGCACAGCACCACGGCGTCGTCCACAGTACCCAGCGCGTCCGCGCCTTCCGGACCGCCGCCATAGTGCGGTTCGGTGCGGCCGTGAGCATGCGCGGCGTCATCGGCGACGTCAGGCGCCGGGATCCCGTCTGGCAGACCTTCGACCGTTTCGAGGTTCTCGATGATGTCGACCACCGCTTCGTTAAAGCGCACCAGTTGCTCCGCCGTCAGCACGCCGCGTAGCGCATCGTTGCGTGCAAGTCTCAGCCCTTCGAGCGCGACCTGATCGTAGTAATCGACTACCGACATCTCACCGAGCAACCGGTCTGCCTGCACAATGGCCTCGTGCGGATCGTCCGCCAGCAGCCGTTGATAGAAAGTCTGCGCCGGAGTCAGGGCCGGCTGGTCGCCGAGCAGGATCGTCAGGAAGTTGAGCCGGTCCGCATAGCGCCCCAGCGTGACGAGGCACAACGTGAGCGGCGTCGATAGCACGAGACCCACGGGCCCCCACAGCCAGCTCCAGAAGATCGCGGCCACTACGACTGCGAGCGGCGAGAGGCCGGAGCGTCGTCCATACAGATACGGCTCCGCCACCTGACCGGCCACCAGATCGACCACCACGAACAGCACCAGGGTCCACACGGCCATGGTCCACTGCGGCTGAATGGCTGCAGCAAGACACACCGCCAGCAACGCGGCAATCCAGATGCCGATATACGGCACGAAGCGCAGCAGCGCGGCGACGACTCCGAACAGCAGCGCACCCGGCACACCGATGCCCGCGAGACCGACGGCGAGCACGCCCCCTACGCTGAGATTCAGGCCCAGTTGCGCAACGAAGTAGCGGCTCAGGCGGCTCGCCGCGTCGTTGATCGCGGTGGTGGTGCGGTGCAGGTCGCGCGAGCCGAACAGGCTGATCAGACGGTCGCGCAGATCCTCGCGCTGCAGCAGGATAAAGATGGTGACCACCAGCACGATGAAGGTGGTCTCGAGTGGCGCGATAGCTGGCGAAAACGCCCGTTGGGCCAGTTGCATCGGCGTGAGCGCGGGCTCGTGAACCTCGACGGGCATGGGTGCCTGAGGCGCGTTGCGGCTGGCTTTGCCATAACCACGCGGTGCCGCGGGACGCGACGGCGCGACCCGTTGCAGCGTCAGCGCAGCCCGGCCGAGCAGGACATCGGCGCGGCCGACGGTCTTCTCCTGCACCGTCTCGATCTTTTGCTCGATGGCCACCTGATATTGCGGCAGATCAGCCGCCAACTGGACGATCTGCGATGTGATCAGCGCACCCGCACCGAGCACGATGGCCAGCGCGAAGAACACCGCGATGAAGATCGACGGCAACTGACCCATGTGCAGACGCCGCAGCGACGCCACCAGCGGGGCCAGCAGAAAGCTGAGCAGCACTGAGAGCGTGATCGGAATCAGAACTGCGCGGCCGAAATACAGCCCGCATACCACCACAACACCGGTAATCACCGAGGCGAGGCCGTGCAGGCTGGGCGAGCCCGGCGGGTACACGCGGTTTGGCCGTCCGGGGGGCGGCAACGAAATCTTCATTTTGGCGACATTCGGGTTGACGGGAAGCTTAACGGCTTCCTCAGGGATTTGAGGATACAACTGCGGAGCATAGCAATCCACACGCCCGAGGGGCAGCTTCAGGTGATGGGGCCACCTTGTGCGTTGTCGCATCAAGTGTGCTTTGACGTGGCCAGTTCGGGCTTTTGCGTTACAATGCTGGCATATACCTGTAATTTGAGCGTGCCATGAAACCTCATCCGCATACGTCTGAACAGCGTCACAAGAGCCCGAGCGTCTGCATCAACGCGGCGATCCGCCGGGCGGCGCGGCGCATGGGGCAAATCTACGACGATGCCTTCGAGGCATGCGGCCTTCGCGCAACGCAGTACTCGCTGCTGGTGCAGATCGATCGCGTCGGCACGCCCACCATGCGTGTGCTGGCCGAGCATCTCGTGATGGACCTGTCGGCGCTGGGCCACACGCTAAAACCGTTGATCCGGGATGGTCTGGTGGAACTGGTGGTAGACGAACTAGACCGCCGCAGCCGCCGCGTTCATCTGACGAAAGACGGCCGCATCAAACTGGAAGAGGCGCGGGCAATCTGGAAGAAAGTTCAGCTCAGCTTCGATGATGCCTTCGGCAAGGACGGTGCAGCGCAACTCCGGTCAACCCTCGATCTGATCGCGTCGCCGGATTTTTCGGAGCGCATGACAACCGTGTTCCATTCAATTTCGTAAACAGTTGCGCGCTTTGCGCCGATGCTGAACTTCAGACGGCGAGCCGCAGAAACCGCGATGCATCCCACAGGTGGTCGAAATGCAAAACAGGTTGCTGGTCTTGCTGTGCGTGTCTGTGCCGTCGTTCATGATCAACCTGGACTCCAACATCGTTGCGGTCTCGCTGTCTTCGATAGCACGGTCATTGCATGCGGATTTCACGGCTATCGAGTGGGTGATCAGCGCCTACACCCTTGCTTTTGCCACGCTGGTCATGCCGGCCGGGGCGCTCGCCGATCGCTTCGGTCGTAAGCGGATGCTGGTGATCGGGCTGACCGTTTTTACGGTGGCTTCCGGCATCTGCGGTGCCGCGAATTCGACGACGCTGCTCAACTACGCCCGCGCCTTGCAGGGCGTTGGCGCGGCGCTCCAGTTGAGCGCCGCACTGGCGATCCTGTCGCATAGTTTTCAGGGCAAGGAGCGCGCCAGCGCGTTTGCATTCTGGGGTTCGGTGATTGGCGTGGCCATCATGCTCGGCCCGGTGGCGGGCGGCCTGATCACGCAATACTTTGGCTGGCAGTGGGCCTTCTACGTGAACCTGCCGGTTGGCATCGCGATGATCGCGTTGACGCTGTATGCGGTGACGGAGTCGAAAGACCCGCATGCCATGCGCGTCGACACGGCTGGTGTTCTGACGTTTAGCGGATTTCTGGGGCTGCTTACGCTGGCGCTGATCTCGGGCAATCGTGCAGGATGGCTAAGCAGGCCGGTCCTCGTCGAACTGGGTGTTGCCGTCGCGATGCTGATTGCCTTTCTGGTGGTGGAGTCGGTGCAAACCAGGCCCATGGTCGATCTGAAGTATCTTGCGCGCCGCACGTATCTCGGAGCGAACATTGCGGGCGTCTCCTATGCCGTCGCTTTTCTGACGATGCTCACGTATCTGCCGTTTTTCTTTCAGAGC
It encodes:
- a CDS encoding AI-2E family transporter; protein product: MKISLPPPGRPNRVYPPGSPSLHGLASVITGVVVVCGLYFGRAVLIPITLSVLLSFLLAPLVASLRRLHMGQLPSIFIAVFFALAIVLGAGALITSQIVQLAADLPQYQVAIEQKIETVQEKTVGRADVLLGRAALTLQRVAPSRPAAPRGYGKASRNAPQAPMPVEVHEPALTPMQLAQRAFSPAIAPLETTFIVLVVTIFILLQREDLRDRLISLFGSRDLHRTTTAINDAASRLSRYFVAQLGLNLSVGGVLAVGLAGIGVPGALLFGVVAALLRFVPYIGIWIAALLAVCLAAAIQPQWTMAVWTLVLFVVVDLVAGQVAEPYLYGRRSGLSPLAVVVAAIFWSWLWGPVGLVLSTPLTLCLVTLGRYADRLNFLTILLGDQPALTPAQTFYQRLLADDPHEAIVQADRLLGEMSVVDYYDQVALEGLRLARNDALRGVLTAEQLVRFNEAVVDIIENLETVEGLPDGIPAPDVADDAAHAHGRTEPHYGGGPEGADALGTVDDAVVLCISGRGAFDEVAAAIAVQLLGRQNITTIATTYEQFRGARGEVRSPQEGDAATIICIVSLDAAESPPYLRNLLRRIRNQPVPATVIVGLGGLSENDPDTTAAANARNANTFRDLIEECRAAALATGRQEHAQGAA
- a CDS encoding MarR family winged helix-turn-helix transcriptional regulator, yielding MKPHPHTSEQRHKSPSVCINAAIRRAARRMGQIYDDAFEACGLRATQYSLLVQIDRVGTPTMRVLAEHLVMDLSALGHTLKPLIRDGLVELVVDELDRRSRRVHLTKDGRIKLEEARAIWKKVQLSFDDAFGKDGAAQLRSTLDLIASPDFSERMTTVFHSIS
- a CDS encoding MFS transporter, producing the protein MQNRLLVLLCVSVPSFMINLDSNIVAVSLSSIARSLHADFTAIEWVISAYTLAFATLVMPAGALADRFGRKRMLVIGLTVFTVASGICGAANSTTLLNYARALQGVGAALQLSAALAILSHSFQGKERASAFAFWGSVIGVAIMLGPVAGGLITQYFGWQWAFYVNLPVGIAMIALTLYAVTESKDPHAMRVDTAGVLTFSGFLGLLTLALISGNRAGWLSRPVLVELGVAVAMLIAFLVVESVQTRPMVDLKYLARRTYLGANIAGVSYAVAFLTMLTYLPFFFQSALGYAPLIAGLLMLPLAVPLFVVPRLVALYLDHRLSGRTLLVIGLACVGVGLLLTALRITLFHYPAIFESMLIASVGAGILNGQIAKVGMTVIPVERAGMASGVSGTMRFSGIVVGFAALGAILFARIGASVGEALPDVAVSDRLAITHAIADGNLASATALIHAQGGAASVAQHSLGFGYEGVLLAASLVALGAAVLCWWLVSAQETAPHEAATEQVLELSVD